Below is a genomic region from Drosophila kikkawai strain 14028-0561.14 chromosome X, DkikHiC1v2, whole genome shotgun sequence.
gggtatagtttttataatatttttctagcatcttaattaggcaccacattaccattatcattgttttaaaccaaacaaaatagaattaaaaatgacactgaataaaattttgaatgattaaataaataataaaattaacattaagtaaataaaataagctacATAATGATAGggtttagaaattaataaataaataaattaggcattAAAAGCTGGTAGACATgagagaagaaaaataattatagtaggattttgtttattattgtgaatttggagaTGTATACTGAAAAAGATGGAAAAGGaaattttgtttgattattaaaaaaaattattgtaatgatgatgaattcttaagttttcttatttatggcatgggagactaacaaactgatgcatacgtaaatacttttggggtctttcgctaacaattacaagaaggaccatggttgggagggtaaagatatagggtgtggcgaacaacagccaaagccacccctgcaggctcaaatacttattcgtgctttctcgtttctcaattttttttgcagtttagttttgccttgtttcatattttacggAGTATGAGACAATTGTGTTgcgtgttggtttcgaatgaggatcgtctcattgtgtagattcaggagggactctataataaaacctctgacgtaacaatccttatcctcagcaaaaaccccccccacatctcccgctagagctaggaattaatgggtcccgctcagctgatggttaagggtcgacaagcctgaatgcggaggtatgatcgagaacaccgataccctgtttatgttttcccctttcgaTGGCGAAATTACGTCACAGACCCCACAGCAGCGTCGTCACCCTCTTCACCTGCACTCGTCATCCACTGCCCGACTTCCATttcaccaacaacaacaacagatgGGGCTGTCCCTTTTGTGCGACATTCGCCAACGGCTTGGTGTGGTTGACGCCCGCTCATGCGAGCTCTTGGCAGCTATGCTTTCGCTCCCGCTGCTACAACAACTCTTGCCGAAGTTATTATCTTCATCGTCTGCTGTGCGGCTGTATGTTGCGCAAAGCTCGGGTTGCCGTTGGATCTTCGGTTTATGCTGTGCTGGCGGGCCTGATACTCTTAAGTTTTCTACGACTTTGGATTGCTCCCTAAGGCTCTTCTTGGACTTGCATTCCCATCTTTGCTGGCTGAGCGCAGCTTATGGtacgaacaacaacagctgtgGCCGTCTGACGTCGTTGTTTAtggtttggttttgttttagCACACGACCTTATCTACCTCTTGCGGGCCTGTTGGATGCTACAGACAACTCAGTCAAAATTCGATCCATATCGCTGCTCAAGGCTGCCACTGGATTGGTTGCTTGTGATCTGCGCCCAGCATTATCTAATCCTACACCTGTTGTTTTGCCTCCGCTGCCTGCGCGTCATGAACCTGCGCCGCCTCATCTCATCTCATCTACGTATTGTGACAGCTCCAgccggaaaatatttttccaaaaaatatCCGGCATGCGAACGAAGACGGACGCTGTTTATTTGGCATCATCGCAGTGTGACTATGACGTTATTATATTAGTTGAAACTTGGATTAATATGGATTTCTTCGACAACGAATTCTTCGACCCCAATCTATGCCAAGTATTCCGCAAGGATCGAGATGCTGCGAAAACACTGTGCTCTAGAGGTGGAGGCGTCCTTATTGCGGTTCGGCGAAGTCTAAGTTGCACATCTATCCGGCATTGGAATGGGGACTCTATTCTGGATCAACTTTGCGTGTCTCTTGCTGGACCTTGGGAAACTATTTTTCTGGTGGTTTTATATATACCCATGTGGATAATATCACCCGCATTAGCAATGATCTGGAGGATTCGCAGTTCATCTGTGTCGTTGGCGACCTCAACCTCTCTTCGTTGGTGTGGGTGCATGATGTGGACTCTCAAGTAATGGTTCCCAGTAACCTGCATTTGCCGCATGAAATTTTGGTGATTGATGATCTGTTCAGTTTGGGATTGGTCCAAATTAATGTAAAAAGGAAAGGGATCGAAGCAAGCCGAGAGCTTGAAACTGACAGCAGCTAAGCAGGAACAGAGAGAGAATTATTCATTGTGTTTTTGGAGTTCAGCAGTCACAGTTGAAATTAAGCAGATATAAAAGCAGAGAAAGTAACTaaagttgaaaagaaaacggaagaagcagataataggaaagaaaacttgcacatttagaaacatataatatccgaaaaattattataattgaaCTGGAGGGGGCGGAGTGGCCAAAAAAGTATTCGTCCTTCTTGGAGGTGTGGTCGTCGCAAGGGCTGTCGAAGGCTGGAAGGTTTTCCCAAGTGTGTCCAAAATGAGTAGGCGATAGGGGGCAGCTTCGTTTCACTTCACTTTATTGCTTCAATTCTGGATTAATACTAACTTAGATTACATGGAGAACAAGGCTGCAGGGACCGCGGAGTGGTGAGTTCGCTGCTGGAGAGcagcgaaagagagggagacgggAAGAGCGGAGGACACAGTGAGCGGGAGCACAAGCTTGAGCGCAAGCGCTGGCCGCTTACACTGCCACTCAAAACTtcacgcctttctggcgtgaacattctcccccccccccttgcgctAGCAAAAGGAATCAGGATCGGCAGGATCATGACTCCAGAACAGCTCCGGAAACGGTCCATCCGAAAACGGTGCTCTGAGCAACCGGCAAGCCATCCTCGAGTTTCAGGAACCCCGGTTGGATCAGTTTGGCAAACACATCTGCGCCCAACACGAGGGAGATGGTTGCCGGGCGGTGGAATTGTTCATCCGCAAGGCGGATGTCGCCGAACTTAGCCCGTGTGGAGTCGCTCAGAGCCCGAATGGGAGTCCGGATCTTGAGGCTCGGGTCCAGCTTCAGGACGACCTCGAGCTTGAAGTTGCCTGTTCGGGATCGGAGCGTCGCCGAACAGACCTCGTCGTCTCCCAGACTGGTGAAGGGCAGCCGGAAAGCGGCCGCCAGCGATCGGTCGATGCTGCTCACCGCCATACAAGGATCGATCATGGCCGCGGTCTCGAACGTACAGGATCCAGTATCGACCACGACGATGGCTGTCGGCAGTATGTGGACCGTCTTCTGACGAACCAACGTGGCCACCGCCGTAGACGGAGCGGAGACCTCCGGACGTGGACGCTCAATGGCGACCCGAATTGGCGATGAAGAGCGGGAGGCGGACCTGGCGGAATGGCGAGGATGCGACCTGGTGGGTTGGACAGGCTTGCGTGAAGGGCGTGATGGTGACGCCGTTGGCTGGGGTGTGCGTTCGGGCGCCCGTTCCTCGTGCATGTGGAGCAAGGTGTGATGGCTCCCTCCACACTTCTTGCAGCCATCCTGGCTGCGGCAGGTCCCCTCGGAATGTTGGTGGGCGAGGCAATTTGAGCAGTACTTATTAATAAGTACTGCTCGGAGGCGCTTCTCGGCGCTCAGCTTTCGGAACCTCttgcacttccgaagaggatggatTCCCCGGCAGACTCGGCAGCGGTAGGACTGagtacctcgggaacgtctgctttccAAGGACTGGGCGGTGCGAGGACGTGGAGCCATTGTACAAAAAACGTGTCCTGCGATgaatagaaaaaagaaaaaacgaaGTGTTAGCAGGGGTAGCACGAAACGTCGGACCTCGGAAATTGAGAAGCCCTAGTCCCTGGGAACGGAGGATACTTGATCCTCCGCAGGAAGAAGTATGACCTTATGGACTGGGCGCTTAATAGTCCCACGAGCTGTGCGGATCTCCACAACTCGGATGAGGTCATCGGCTCCTGGGAAGACAGAACTGATTCTGCCGAGCCGCCATTCGTCGGATGGAAGATTGTCCTCCTTGACGACTACCATGTCGCCGATTTGGAGGTTTCGGGTCGGATATTGCCATTTGTAGCGTTTGTGGAGTTCCTTTAGATACTCCTCTTTCCACCGAACACTGAACTGCTGATGTTGGGCCTTTAAATGTTGCCATCGATTGAGTATCGATTTGGCTTCGCCCTTTATCT
It encodes:
- the LOC138929094 gene encoding uncharacterized protein, whose translation is MAPRPRTAQSLESRRSRGTQSYRCRVCRGIHPLRKCKRFRKLSAEKRLRAVLINKYCSNCLAHQHSEGTCRSQDGCKKCGGSHHTLLHMHEERAPERTPQPTASPSRPSRKPVQPTRSHPRHSARSASRSSSPIRVAIERPRPEVSAPSTAVATLVRQKTVHILPTAIVVVDTGSCTFETAAMIDPCMAVSSIDRSLAAAFRLPFTSLGDDEVCSATLRSRTGNFKLEVVLKLDPSLKIRTPIRALSDSTRAKFGDIRLADEQFHRPATISLVLGADVFAKLIQPGFLKLEDGLPVAQSTVFGWTVSGAVLES